The Ziziphus jujuba cultivar Dongzao chromosome 1, ASM3175591v1 genome segment GTAATTCTCTTCTACCAATGTTTCAGAAGACTCTGTACCAGAATAAAAATTGGGAATTAAGGCCCTTAAAATTTTAAGATCTAaatcagttttctttttttcaaccaAAGTGTTTACTTACAGATTCTCTTCCATCTGCTGCTCGGTTGGAACTTGAGCCACTTTTTCTGGCTCTTTTTCAGTCTTAGTTGCaggctttttcttcttgtttttcttatcTTTCCAACTCTCAACTCTGTTCTTCCAAATTGGATTCCCCGATTCATCATTTAGTTCTTCAGGAGAAACCAGTGAGATATTAATGACTAACAATAAGAAATTAACTAATGTAACATAATGATGCAACTAAAAAAAACATTGCTTACCACTATCCACTGTAGACACACTACTGACATGTCTAGCATGAATTCCAAGATGCTGCGGAAACCAAAATGagtaaaaattgtaaatttaggGTACTACCGTTAGATACATAAAGataaaatctaaaaagaaaGGTCGAATTTAAACAAGTTCTCCAATTCTTTTGTTCAGAAATGCATATGAATTAGAGAACTTGGGAATGATATTCCTACCTGAGGTTCATTGAGGTGAGATGCCATTGTGGAATGATTGCCTGATCCCTCTGTTTTCTCATCAGCCAGAGAGCTCTCTGGAGAAATCAAACCGATGTATAAGGCTTAAGAAACATGAAAATTCAAGTTTTCAATACATGTCATATAATTTAGAGGGAGATTAAAGAGCCCTTCGTTTGAGCTCCTCTGCAAATTATCTAACCGCTTGTAAGTCATAACATATAGTTTTGATAACAATTATCACAAGTCAAACTGGACTAATTCCCACCTTGAATAtttcccaaaatccaaataaaccATTTGGAAACCTAAATTCTATAATTAAAATGCATGATCACAAGTAAAATCAGCATGGAGAAAGATAATCTATGACTAAATATTTCCGCACTAAGCACGCTATAACAAATGGCAAGATGTTGTAATATACTTTGCCTAGGACCAACAATTTTGtagtatttttaaattatgggTACAACTATGGCAAGATATTAGTGTTTAATCTAGATGCCTCAATTAAATAGAAtatgtcaaaaatatttaaaaaaaaaagagaagaaaaaaaaaaaaaaaaggtagtagacaaaaaatgaaattattacaAGTAGTGCCATTTACCGAACATGAGAAACATTTCGAAagcaaatgaaaataaaattatagatcGAAGAGAAAGTACCACCATAGGGAGTGCCACACCGGAGGCAAACTTTACGTCCCTCCTTGAGTTCGTAGTTGAGACAATCCCTGCAAATGGGAAAATGGCACTGACGACAAGCCACAAAAACCTCCCCATTGGCATCAAACTCCACTTGTTCACCACATGTGTTGCAAACAGGAACCCCAGATTCCATCATTTTGAGTATTTCGGCTTTCCTGAACAGGGTTTCCCTCTCTCCCTCTGCTTCTGAATCTGGGTTTTCTCACTGGTTTTATATGGAAGACTGTAAAACCTGTAAAGGGTATGTTGGTCTTTGTGTGAGGGTGGTGAATGCATTTTTGTAATGGTGAAAGGAAGTGGTGAAGAATGGTGGTTGGAAGGTTGTGGAGGAGGTTGAGGAGTTGGTTTCATTGTTCTTGAATcttacagagaaagagagagatgggAAGCAACGTCTGTAATTTTTGATTGTTTTGGTGTGTTTCTCTAAAGAGaaacttttttgaaaatttttgcgGGAAGTGTAAGGAACGTTTCGGTTGGGCAGTGTACATCTTGAACAAACTGACTTATCTTACACAGAAAACCAAACCCCTCCTTCCACACCCACCAAATAGTAAATACAACACCCCTAcgtacctctctctctctctctctctctctctctctcttcctctcttccttgttttttctttttgacagtCTCTTTACATCTAAATTTTTAGACATTACCTCCACGCATttgattattaatgaaaaaattaaaaatagaaaaatgctCTTTGGTTGCCTTGCCAATAACATGTTAACGgccgcctttttttttttttttttttttttttttttttttttttactttaatatatatgcatatggcACATTTTAGCGATCCAATTGTGACAAATCCAACCATGCATAATATCTCTCTATCACCTAAAAGAACCTATCTTTATTAAACTGATTAAGCCCTTTAACTAGACTACAACCTTAGATGGTTCAGCGGCCTTTGATGATTAAccgaaaaagcaaaaacaaagaatacaaataaaatagagAGAAGATAGATCATAATTATGTTAGTACAGATTGTACATAATGATATTCGCTTTTGATCTCTGTTAATATAAAGGTAATACAATAAGATATTATATGGTAATTCTAGTATCTTATAGAGTACATGTTGACTCACATGTATCACTGAAATcccaataattataaataatagtaGCAGTAGCAGTCCCAACATGCTACCAACTTAATATGTAAGCTTTTCCCATGCTGTGTGCATCTAACTTTATACTGTTCTGTTGCCAtggaagcaaaaacaaaaaccaaaatacaaACTTTTAAACTTCAAGAAAGACTTATCTGTTGCTACCCAATTCATATTTACTGTTTTGCTTGATCCACAACTTTCTCATATTTGGCTTTGAATGATTCATGAGTTCAGgttttataagaaaaatttaGGAATGATTATTGAAAGTAGCCGGAAATTAAGAATTTATTATTTACACAGTAGttcaatcaaaaaaatatatacatatatatctttaaGCCATTCCCAAAACTGACATGAAGTAATTTCTCTATAAGAAACGTCAATGTCTTTCATGCGCTTCACAAGcttatatttgtataaatacaaCATAATCCATTTCATTTCTGTAAAcaaatgacccaaaaaaaaaattaaaaataaaaataaaaagttaacatagaaatttttctagaaattttcataaagtTATGACTACAAGCATAAGTGACAAGATACAACGATAGACTATATCCAATATTCCAAAATTGGCTAAAACTAATGAGATCTATAACTCTATGCGATTCAGTAATGAGACCTGAAAAAGAAAGCACATGCAGGCTAATTGGCCGAGTGGCTTCTTCAAAAACCTGCCAAATTACCTTTGGATGACCACCTTTAAGGGTATGAGTAATGCATTCATCAAAGGTACAATACCAATCAAAGAAGGAATAATCTCCAGAGTGTCAGACATGGGTTTTCTGGCCAGGATGATTGTGCAGCATTCGTCTATGAAACAGAATAGACCTTTACTACTTTGGTTGTGTCACAAACAACAAGGTTTTCTGTTTCAGTTGGAGTGGTACAAAGCCAATTGACCTGCCACAAGTTGAGAAGGTCCATAAGAAGACACACAcaagaaattgaaatttaagtTACCTAATAACACAAGAAGATCTCACTTTCTTGCTCAAATTGATGTTTGATCGTAAAAGATCAGTACTGCCATTGGTTTGTTCTGCATCAAAAAATCTGGACCAATCCCAGACCTTTACTGACTTATCATTTCCACCTGAAATTATGAACTTTCCTCTCTCCCCAAATAGCGAAAATGACCTGAATAATTTATTCTCATCAAACAAGTGAACCAAGGATAATTTAGTTGCATTTAATGTACATTACTTACACACAAGACACTGCAGCAGTATGACCTCCCAATGAGTAATCCAAATGTActctttttcttccattttgatCTGGGGATTCCATATTGCATGTTGGACTACTGTCTTTTGACCTAGTATGAGATCCTTTATGGGATTTTATAGATGTTTTTGACTTCATAATTGCAAGTTCTGATTCGATATTAATCACATCAACAACACCATCACCCCTTGCTACAGCACAAATCTTCTCTGATTTGTTTAACATATCTATATCCGGAACTGCTATTGCATGGACAAAAGCAGGATTCAAGCATTGTCCACCATTGCTATCATTCAAACCTGGAAAGGCAGCAAAAACAATCCAAAGAAAAGTTATTTAAGCACTGATACTCTTTTATCTGTGCTTCCTAAAATATATCATCAACAGGATTTCATGTAGGAGGTTAAACAAGGAGCACTTTTATTTGGATACTAAATCAATTGTCACAACATATAATAACATCCTGAAAAGGAAATTTATGTGACTCTGGTGCTAGTATTTTTGGCATCTTAAACCGCGTGTCAAATTTCTATTATCAAATCATACGCACCCCTGTTTTTCACTTCCTAATCCACAGACTCATTAGCGGTAACATGGTCGAAATAATAAACTgcacattaattaaaaaccaaaaggcCAAAGAGTTCAAATGTTCAAGGACCACAAAATTTGGCTTAAGATtatatttcatatcaaaattaaatgaaaacactgGGAATAACTGTAACTTTAACTAAAGTTGCATTGAAATTATTGAAAGCACAAAACGAGATTTTACAGTTAAGAAGAGATTGTAAAAGGCTGATGCACTTACCAAAATCCACAATTTTCAATGGGCGCCCTTTTGAAAAGTCCCACATCACAAGCTTGGAATCGAGACCTCCAGTAATAACTACCCAGGAAGGTCAACACAGAAATGTTAGTCAAGGGTCAAATATAAAGATTAAGATAGAAGTTTTCAATTAGATTATAGAACAAGATGACCATAAATACTCTGACAGAACGTGAAGGTCATTCTTGGAAGGAACTGTAATTACTAGAAATAGCATAGTTCCACAACTTGATAATAGCCATAATCCACCAAAAATTAATGTGCCAGATACAAAATGCAATGCAAGCAGATGAACTAGTTTTTAGTTGATAATACATTAGACATAGATCATTCATCGTCAATGACATGAAGAGGTGCACGTATTCAAGaattagagaaagagagagagatattaaAAAATCTTATATAGATACCTTCCCAAGGTCGCCATGGAAGGAATTGCAAACTGCTGCAGATCTATACTATACAGTCAAGGTTatagaaacagagagaaaaacCTCAAGCACATAACGAGGGCAATATTTCTAAGAAAGGATACACTTGTATGGCCAGCTCTCAATGTTTTATAGAGGCATTTCTGGTGAATGTCTATAATCTGCAACAAAGATTAGTGTCAGCAACACTAGCACTTATAGAACTCTGACTCCTTATAGCTTCAAAAACATACATAAAACTATAAGCAGGATATAAAGAAAGCAAAAGTCTCTTGTATAgtaatgtgaatatatataatacatattaaataaaactttCACATGACACACTTAAATTTTCTCAACAAATTGAAAcctcatatataaataaatgtatatatatgaacacTTATTTTTTCTCCCTTGATACTTATGCTGATCATGTGCATGATTAACAACTTAAGCCCTCTAACATAATCTTTTCCGATGCACCGGTAAACATCCATGAAATGCTTCTGTGGCAACAATGTGCATCAACGAAGATATAAAACCAGGTGATATAAGCAGGCCTCTCTCTTAACCAAATAGAGAAGTACCAACCTAAGCTAAAAGCTCCGTGGTAAGAAACATATGTCCTTTGGCTGCATTTTCAGCATAAACCATTCAAAGTGGAAAAGCATATTTATATAAGTTTCACTATAATGTTCCAGTGTAAGTTATACTTACtataaagaaaagtaaaaaacagaAAGTAAAATAGATAGTAAAAAACCTTAACATCACCGCCATCATCTGCAGCAGCAAGAAATGAAGACTTGAAGTTGCAAGCAATCTGCATAGGTGGGAAAAAGGCTCCTGTTTGTAAAACTTAACAAGGATTGATTATTTGAATACATTACACACTCAGAGGAGAACATCCATATCACAGTTTTATATACAAGATTGAGGGAACATGGTATGTCACCACAACGATGTGATGACTGAAAATCTTGTCAcgtaaatgtaaataaaataaaaaatagaaaaagggcCCCAAAACCATGGGGAACTTTTGTTCTTACTTAAACTTGATGACACTATTATCAATATCTACCTGATTTATCTCctctttattataattataggtcTCCAGTGGCTTCCATGAAGTTGCCTGCAGCATGCAACATATATTAGCATGTCCGTAAACAAATACGCAATAGCAAAGATACAGGAAACAACAGCATATCCATGTCAAAGAGAGGAGAGGAAAGGAGAGCATGAATAGTTGCACAAAACTTAATTTGAGCTACCCGTTGGTAAAAggtcaagaaaaaagaaatctgAAACTAATCAAAACTGCAAAAAGTTCAAAACTTTCATGAGTCTGAGGAATCATTACCAGATGCACATCAAAGCCCTTCACCTCCTTCCCCAAGGAAACATATACAATATTTTCATTTCCTGAATTGAGCAACAAAAGGACATTAAAACTTCAGGAATAAAGCTCAAAGCTGTGAATTCATAGATAAAAAGTCAGCATATAAGTTTCTAACCTGTGATATACCTTACGTCAATTACAatataaactattgtatttcgaaaaaagaaaaattagtgaAATCCCTTTTTCCATGTCGTCCAATGGTTGATATTCAGATGaagcaagaaagaaagaaatgttgaaTTGCATACCAACCTGACTTGAAACATAAAGATGATATAGCTTCCTTCCCAACTTCCATAGTGTACACCACACCTTTGCATCGCATATCGAACCAGCAAACACAGCCATCCTGTTTGTACATTCATCAACGTTTTACACACCcatcaaaaaatacaataacttCCTTCATTTTGAGATTAcctaaaccaaaataaatatatttttattaaaaaaaaaaaaaaccagagtGAATACCTCGCCGGAAGTGAGGATGAGGCCTGGCCTGTCACGTGAGGGGATGCAGCATGTAGCGGTGGCCTTGTGACCCTTTAGTCTCCTTGGGCTTGTCTCCGTCATGCCCGcctttactctctctctctctctgtctttcttTGCTATGGTGTTCCTTCTGTTCTTGTCCAGCGCCCCCACGGTGCGCAGAGCTGCAGAGGTGCCGTATCCGGGTCGGGCAATCGCTACAATACCAAGGCCGAATATGAGTCCTGAAACATTACGATCAAGGTTCAGCCCAGTTCACCTCTCAGCCGATTGGGCTCTTTGTGATAGGCCTCTGACCAAAGTTTCCCTTCGTTTCAAAGAGCTTcgtttagttattattttttgaaagccAAATAACGATCCAAACATAATAAAATGTGCATTCATTCATTGAATCATATTCTTTCAcataattcatttctttttacataagatttttaaaaatccCACCTTATGGAATGGTTTAAAATAGCTATTTATATGAATATAGATGGTGAAATTCATGAAATATTGCTAAAACAACACATGgtgatattttttataataaaattttaagaatcaATTAAATTGACACATGCTTGGAGACCAAACTGTACAACAatgatttattgttattactctaataataataagaggatTGCATAATAGGGATAAGACTAGAGAGGAAAGCTTTATCTACTATTTTTGCCATAATACTGATTGGCctgttacacacacacacacacacacacacacacatatatatatatatatatatattcaaatctaTTAGCATGATTGGATTTGGGTCCCCCTGATTTTAattagtatttaatttagtttgacaatagacacacacacacacacacacacacacacacacacacatatatatatatatatattcatatctaTTAGCATTATTGGGTTTGGGTCCCCCTGATTTTAattagtatttaatttagtttgaCAATAGGAGAGATAGATTAAAGAAGAATTAATATTTCCATTGAACAGGACATGCATGTGAAGTAGTTTTGGTATTTTTCATTTGGTAGGCTAGCATGCTAACTGAATCTGGTACCAGCAAAAATTGATAACTTTGTTCAACTTTTCCTGAAAAGTGTTGGATGAAGTTTCCCCAACGATGCTTCTCTGATAAATAGACCCAGTTTTTGGCGTTTAGCATTGTGGGACTAGTACAACCATTGGTCTTTCTGCTTGAATGATAATGACTATGTACTGTAGCAACCAGGAAGTAGATATAGACCAGAAGCTAccggttttattttattctgctTCATGGCTTTTCaaagcagaagaaaaaaaaaaaaaaaacacattgaaGGGCTCTATGTGACTGATCATCATTGCTGTCAAAAGtagaaaagttaattaaaagTTACATGTGAATCTACAGGAGTTTGGACGATTAAATTcgtttttcttattctttgatTGAATCTACATAAATGGACTTGAGAGAATTGTAAACTAGAAGAACACAACTAGAATTGTAAGCTTGTTGGAATTGTTCAGAAGCATTATCACTTTTCCGGGATACTGTTCATGCAACAACTTTGTCAAACATAAAATTGATAGTAATTCTTTATAGATTCATATAATTGAAATCAAATTTCAATAGGAAAATTccatatatgcatttttttaaaaaaaaaaatttactttactCAAACAAgctttgaatttaattataccATTTGGTCTCTTACACCTTGTCaaattcatataatattaataaaagggCAGGAGAAGAATCGAAACCAAAacccaaaattttcaattccatAGAGAGAATACAACAGAACAACCTAGAATGCTTCATGTCGGATCATTATACTGTCAGTAAATTCCCAGATCAGACAaacagagagagatagagatagaAATAAGCAGCTAGCTAGCTTAAGTAAGCTAGTTTGAGACAATTTCTGCAAGGTTGAGTTCGTAATTAAGAAGTTAGAGAGCCTAGCTAGCTGGTTTTCTGCACCCTTCTTGAAGCAGAGCCTAATTAATTAGTTGTTTATCTAACAGTGCAGGCCACCGCATAAGCCCAGTACTTGAGGTGCTCTTTCATGGCCATATTATCGTGAAAAGGAGGCATCTTATAATTATACTTGCAAAATTCAGCTGATCCAAAACTCCCATTGCAATACCCACCTCCACAATTTCCGTCCAACATCCATACCTGCTTGCCATCAGAACACAAATCAAGCTCTCCCAGAATCTTTCTCCTCTGTTTCATGGTCTTCTTGCAtctcttcctcctcttcttcctTGTCTCTTCCTTTGGAGCTGCCGTCCACTTCCAGTACTTTGAAGATTCCACTACCATATCTTCTTCCATGTTTATGATTGGATTCCACATTTCCAGTTCTATCTCGgcggcagcagcagcagcaaggTCTCCACATTTGGAGCACCTTGGAGATTCGTGATGAGTATGGTTGTCTTGAATCTGAAGCAGCATCTGTGAAATGGGTTTTGATGGTTCTTGAAGAACAGCTTCTTTAATGGGCTCTGTAGGTGGAGTTTCATTAGCTGGGAAACTCAGAAACTGAGTAGCAGCagttggtgatgatgatgatgaaagaaCATTGGAGAAGAACCAGAGAGAGTCTAAGCTCTCTATGACCCATGAACCATCATCATCCATGAGGACCACGAGAAAAAAGGAAACACCCAAGAAACCCACACCAAAAACCAAACCTTTTTTAATCTTAGAAATGAAGTGAAATAATAAAACACagagaggaggaggaggaggagggagCCCTTGTATTTTGGCACATTCTCATTTGGACGGACTCTCTCTGCTGTGTTGAGACCTGAGAGAGTAAGCGGAGGC includes the following:
- the LOC132803066 gene encoding uncharacterized protein LOC132803066, with amino-acid sequence MDDDGSWVIESLDSLWFFSNVLSSSSSPTAATQFLSFPANETPPTEPIKEAVLQEPSKPISQMLLQIQDNHTHHESPRCSKCGDLAAAAAAEIELEMWNPIINMEEDMVVESSKYWKWTAAPKEETRKKRRKRCKKTMKQRRKILGELDLCSDGKQVWMLDGNCGGGYCNGSFGSAEFCKYNYKMPPFHDNMAMKEHLKYWAYAVACTVR